One stretch of Nicotiana tabacum cultivar K326 chromosome 18, ASM71507v2, whole genome shotgun sequence DNA includes these proteins:
- the LOC142172692 gene encoding uncharacterized protein LOC142172692 yields MENHPTLELDKGKHIEDSIPLSPEENERLYTPWRYLVIIKIFKRKMPHHMLRSKLIDLWKPSETLILIDLGWEFFIAKFSLEESMVKALHLGPWFVFRHFLSVQKWEPKFIPKEATLTSTAIWIRLPQLPTKFYDKVILENVGRKLGKLLKIY; encoded by the coding sequence ATGGAAAACCACCCAACATTAGAATTGGATAAAGGGAAACACATTGAAGACTCAATCCCACTCTCACCAGAAGAGAATGAACGCCTCTATACTCCTTGGAGGTACTTAGTAAtcatcaaaatattcaaaagaaagATGCCTCACCACATGCTTCGATCTAAACTAATTGACCTATGGAAGCCATCTGAAACATTAATCTTGATTGACCTAGGATGGGAGTTCTTCATAGCAAAATTTAGCTTAGAGGAAAGTATGGTTAAGGCACTACATCTAGGGCCATGGTTCGTTTTTAGACACTTTCTATCCGTTCAAAAGTGGGAACCAAAATTTATCCCCAAGGAAGCCACCCTCACTTCTACTGCCATTTGGATAAGATTACCCCAGCTACCAACAAAGTTCTACGACAAAGTCATCTTGGAAAATGTTGGAAGGAAATTAGGTAAACTCCTAAAGATTTACTAA